One part of the Halobacteria archaeon AArc-dxtr1 genome encodes these proteins:
- the dapA gene encoding 4-hydroxy-tetrahydrodipicolinate synthase has translation MTNNIDFTGVFPAMCTPFDADERIDFETLQADAQRLESAGVDGLVPVGSTGESATLTHDEHVRVVEAVIEAVDDVPVIAGTGSNNTREAIELSERAADAGADGLLLISPYYNKPEQRGLVEHYQTVADAVDVPQIVYNVPSRTGRTLEPDTVVELANHSNIAGYKAAEGDLGAIGEIVERTQEAEFEVLSGDDPLTLPILSIGGTGAISVAANVEPERTVAMVGAALEGDYDRARALHHELGPLFRALFVETNPIPVTEAMAIRGHGPARLRPPLTRLAEEYREELEAVLADLETEQTTVADAEEDR, from the coding sequence ATGACGAACAATATCGACTTCACGGGCGTCTTTCCGGCGATGTGTACGCCCTTCGACGCGGACGAGCGAATCGACTTCGAAACACTCCAGGCCGACGCACAGCGACTCGAGTCCGCCGGCGTCGACGGGCTCGTTCCCGTCGGCTCGACCGGCGAGTCGGCGACGCTGACCCACGACGAGCACGTCCGGGTCGTCGAGGCGGTCATCGAGGCCGTTGACGACGTTCCGGTCATCGCGGGCACAGGCTCGAACAACACCCGCGAGGCGATCGAGCTCTCAGAGCGCGCTGCCGACGCCGGCGCCGACGGACTCCTGCTCATCTCGCCGTACTACAACAAGCCCGAACAGCGCGGCCTCGTCGAACACTACCAAACGGTCGCCGATGCGGTCGACGTTCCCCAGATCGTCTACAACGTCCCCTCGCGGACGGGTCGAACGCTCGAGCCCGACACGGTCGTCGAGCTGGCCAACCACTCCAACATCGCGGGCTACAAGGCCGCCGAGGGCGATCTCGGCGCGATCGGCGAGATCGTCGAGCGTACGCAGGAGGCCGAGTTCGAAGTGCTCTCGGGCGACGATCCGCTCACGCTCCCGATCCTCTCGATCGGCGGCACAGGGGCGATCAGCGTCGCCGCCAACGTCGAGCCCGAGCGGACCGTCGCGATGGTCGGGGCAGCTCTGGAGGGCGACTACGACCGTGCGAGAGCGCTCCACCACGAGCTCGGCCCGCTATTCCGGGCGCTGTTCGTCGAGACGAACCCGATTCCCGTCACCGAGGCGATGGCGATCCGCGGTCACGGACCAGCCCGGCTTCGCCCGCCACTGACCCGCCTCGCAGAGGAGTACCGCGAGGAGCTCGAAGCCGTCCTCGCCGACCTCGAGACTGAGCAGACGACGGTCGCCGACGCGGAGGAGGACCGATGA
- the dapB gene encoding 4-hydroxy-tetrahydrodipicolinate reductase: protein MTVGIGVTGATGRMGREVIAAVEDHPDCEIALAVNRDPDGETVDGVEIEPAAELADHLDRGEVDVVIDFTGPESALAYAEACSDAGVAFVTGTTGFTDAQFQELRATGKAIPVLHAPNFSRGVQALVNVVGRAVSDLPGYDVEVVEAHHNGKRDAPSGTANRLVEEIETNGDFSGRTHGREGEQPREAGEIGIHALRAGDVSGEHEVILAGNHEVLRLGHRAEDRSVFAVGAVDAAVWIADRDAGWYDFSDAIAE, encoded by the coding sequence ATGACGGTCGGCATCGGCGTCACCGGCGCGACGGGTCGGATGGGACGTGAGGTGATCGCCGCGGTCGAGGATCACCCCGACTGCGAAATCGCGCTGGCGGTCAATCGCGACCCCGACGGCGAGACGGTCGACGGAGTGGAGATCGAGCCGGCGGCGGAACTCGCCGATCATCTCGATCGGGGCGAGGTGGACGTCGTGATCGACTTCACTGGTCCCGAGTCGGCGCTCGCGTACGCCGAGGCCTGTTCGGACGCCGGCGTCGCGTTCGTCACCGGGACGACCGGCTTCACGGATGCCCAGTTCCAGGAGCTGCGGGCGACGGGAAAAGCGATCCCCGTCTTGCACGCGCCGAACTTCTCTCGAGGCGTCCAGGCGCTCGTCAACGTCGTCGGACGGGCGGTGTCGGACCTGCCGGGCTACGACGTCGAGGTCGTCGAGGCCCACCACAACGGGAAGCGCGACGCGCCCAGCGGAACCGCAAACAGGCTCGTCGAGGAGATCGAAACTAACGGCGACTTCTCCGGGCGCACCCACGGCCGCGAGGGCGAACAGCCTCGGGAAGCCGGCGAGATCGGAATCCACGCGCTTCGGGCGGGAGACGTCTCCGGCGAGCACGAGGTCATCCTCGCGGGCAACCACGAGGTGCTTCGGCTGGGCCACCGCGCCGAGGACCGCAGCGTCTTCGCCGTCGGGGCGGTCGACGCCGCCGTCTGGATCGCCGACCGGGACGCGGGCTGGTACGACTTTTCGGACGCGATCGCCGAATAG
- a CDS encoding 2,3,4,5-tetrahydropyridine-2,6-dicarboxylate N-succinyltransferase produces the protein MSALESDIVELWERKEAGEIDAVSAGEDALATVDEFLAALEAGDVRAAEPVDGTWEANEWVKQGILLNFGLRETVPREYGGVTYHDVLPLADTSGYGDRGSRNTPDGTVVRQGAHIGSDCILMSPAFVNIGAHVGDGTLVDSCDTVGSCAQIGENVKLGANTLIGGVLEPVEDAPVIVEDNVSLGAGCRVTSGFVVGENSVVGENTLLTPRIPVYDLVEEEVVYGELPANRRAFTRFVESSVGDHDLFEGGAYKPAVVATDLEDRTLEATEREDALRE, from the coding sequence ATGAGTGCACTCGAATCGGATATCGTCGAGTTGTGGGAACGCAAGGAAGCTGGTGAAATTGACGCGGTCTCGGCGGGCGAGGACGCCCTCGCGACCGTAGACGAGTTCCTCGCGGCGCTCGAAGCCGGCGACGTTCGCGCGGCCGAACCGGTGGACGGAACCTGGGAGGCAAACGAGTGGGTCAAGCAGGGCATCCTGCTGAACTTCGGGCTGCGGGAGACCGTCCCGCGCGAGTACGGCGGCGTCACCTACCACGACGTGCTGCCCCTCGCCGACACCAGCGGGTACGGCGACCGCGGGAGCCGGAACACGCCCGACGGGACGGTCGTCCGACAGGGCGCCCACATCGGCTCGGACTGCATCCTGATGAGCCCGGCGTTCGTCAACATCGGCGCCCACGTCGGCGACGGGACCCTCGTCGACTCCTGTGACACCGTCGGCTCGTGCGCCCAGATCGGCGAGAACGTCAAACTCGGTGCGAACACCCTGATCGGCGGCGTCTTGGAACCGGTCGAGGACGCGCCCGTGATCGTCGAGGACAACGTCTCGCTGGGTGCGGGCTGTCGCGTCACCTCCGGCTTCGTCGTCGGCGAGAACTCGGTCGTCGGCGAGAACACCCTGTTGACGCCTCGAATTCCGGTCTACGACCTGGTCGAAGAGGAGGTCGTCTACGGCGAGCTGCCCGCAAACCGGCGCGCGTTCACCCGGTTCGTCGAGTCCTCGGTCGGCGATCACGACCTCTTCGAGGGCGGCGCCTACAAGCCCGCCGTCGTCGCGACGGATCTCGAGGACCGCACCCTCGAGGCGACCGAGCGCGAAGACGCGCTTCGCGAGTAG